Within Spinacia oleracea cultivar Varoflay chromosome 4, BTI_SOV_V1, whole genome shotgun sequence, the genomic segment aaagcaataaacaataGAATCCGAATTGGTCGTATAATAAATTGAAGAGGGAGGAGTTTTTAATCACTATATATACTCCATAACTCCTTGTGGAGTGGAATATTTTTATTCATTTGTGTTCTATTTTCTGAAGATTGTTTAAAAAATGCAAATAAAAATTTAGGCCATTGGATATGGTAGACAGACGGTTAAGATTGCACTCATTCTATGAAACTCCGGAAAAATTACTGTAGAGGATTTGAATCCATGCAAAGAGGGTGTAAATAATCCAACCAATAATGAGCTAATTTCTGGTGCATAACAATTAACAACAGAATCATCAGAAATGACCTCACTAAACAAAATGTTCTTAGAACTCCCAATAAAGCAAACAACATGCAGATCTTCGTAGTAATATTATCGCACTTAGCATAATGATAGAGGTCCAGGGAACACTAAATAGAAGAAGCTAGTTAAGAAGATGCACTTTACCTGATGAAAAGGCTGATCTGATCAGATCACCGCACCAACAATATGAAAGTACATGGAAATTCACATCCTGATTTTCTTTATGTACAGCATTCTGGAAGAAACTAGTACAGCCAGCTTGAAGGATTATACGTTCACCAGCCTTTCGGATGTCTTCAATGTTCACACCTTTGAGGACTCCGGACTCGATCACCCTTGCATTGGCCTTTTTCTCAAAATCAGCGAGTAACTCGAGTGCCTTTTGCAGAGCTTCATAACTGAACTCCACTCCTAGCAATAACTCCAATAAGCAACTTTTTCTAAAAAAATGACCAAAATTAAACAAACCAAAACACAGAAGGGCTCTGcacacaccaccaccaccccaccccacccccaaccctcaaaatacataaaaataaaaaccatgATATGATGTAGATACCTTTATCCGCTGATAGAATATTCTCGATACATTGCTCGTACTCCTCTGTGTACTGCCTCGAGAGAACACCCCATGTATTTCTCAAATCAGCAGATGACATCCGAGTAATTTGACTGTCAGTTGGACTTTGATCAGACTTCGGAGCTGTTACAATTGCAATTTCAGCTAATATTGCAGACGAATCAACAACTGTGCAAGTCAAGTCAAAATCTGAAAATAGCGTGAGATGCCAATCTTCAGGATTAAGCTCTTTCCACAAGGGAGCCACGGTCTTTTGTGCAAGAGGTTGTGCCGCAAAGAATTCTGTCTCAAGCTTCATGGCCTGTTTATAAAGCTTCTCGATAATATCAAGCTCTTCACCAGTTAGAGAGGCACTCAACTTATCCAGCAATTCCTCGATTTGCAAAGTGCATGCCTGGATCAAATTGAAATAACTTAGTTGATTGCTCATTATAGGTTAAACGTTATCCCTAAGCCATAAAAATGGAGAACTATACTAACAGCTCAATACCATGACAAACCTGGAAATCTTCAGATGAATAATTGTCAATCCACTTCTTATAGGGGTGACTACTGGCGTCTTTATCCACCACAGCCTGAAGCTGCTTCCCAAGATAGGCATATAGCCTCATACAAGGTGTCATTGCGCCCAAAGTGTAAGCTGCTATCTTTGTCTTTTCGAATGGAGTTGCAAGCTTACCTAGACCTTTTACTCCTTCAACTTTTCCTGAAGCTGTTGCTAAAAGAAAATCTATATACTTTTGAGTTGCAGAATTACGGGAGCTTTCTTTGCCAAGGTCGGAACCCCATTCCTGCAAAAATCATATCATAAGAGCACACAAATATCTGCAGAAATTTTCATAACAAATTAAATGCATATTTCAATCATTTCGTAAGATGCACCAAAGTGCTGTGTCACAAAGCTTTATCATTGTTTGGAAAAGCCATCTCAGTATTTTTGTAACATTGTAAGCATGATATGTATCAATAATAagctataaattttattttaattaaacaacaGATATAATCCAAAAAAGAAAAGTTGATAGAGCACAAAAAGGCATAAAACACCACACCATTTGCTAGACAATTAGACAAAAATACATTAATAAAAGCACAGCTTCAAAATTTAataaaaccaaacaaaaaagAATGCAAAATTCAAGGGAAAAGGCCGAAGGCATGATTTGATTAAAATCAGTGGTCAACTTCTGAAACGAAGATGTATTGAATTTGAAGGTGACAAACTGGAGTATATGAATCTATCTCTGTATGAATAACCTTGACGTATATAAAGTGACTAAATCCCTCTAATGAATTTATCTAACAAAATTTTCCAATTTGACTACTCTACATGGATAGTTTTTTTATGCCCAAAAGGATATCAATTAACAAAAATTGACATCTTCACGGTCCAGCAAGTAGCATCAAGCTCCACAGTACAGACCGAATATGCAATTTAGTATATTTGACAGGCAAAAGAAAAACATATTAATCTGCTATTAATTATGACAATTCTTATACAGCATCCACAAATTATAAACTTCAACTTGTATGTGGGAAAAAGCATTATGACAATTAACAAATACATCCAATTACCTAGCAAGATTACACTCAATGATACTCCATGATCCTAGCACCCCAAAAGTAATAAAAACTAAAAGAGACAATTTAGGTAAGTTCTACCGAAGTTGGCCTGTGACATTCTTTTCCTTCAGCATCAAGAAAATCTGAAACATCCATACCCTCTAGTGCGAACAAACAGCCAACACGCACAGAGTAAATCAATTGGGGAAAATGATGGAGAATCATAAATCCTGAATGGAAAATTGGCAGTACTCCTAATGAATCAAACCCCCCATGTCGTAGAAGAATGTCCAGAGCAAATCAACAATTACCTGAGTCCCAAAAATAAAATTCCACAATTTCCTCCTTCCCTCTCAAGAAATAGTCGATggtttaaatattaatattccTATCCTCTCTATCACATCACCACTTTTTCTCTGTTATCATGGCATTTTCTCTCTTTGATCCCCTTCTAGTGAATTTACTTACATACAATTCACAAAAAAGGTACTAAAATCAACCATGAAGTTTATTTTGGGTTGAAACCAGTACTTTGATTATCTGATTTCCATGTGAAGCAAGCCTCGTTCATCTAATCCAGCAACTAAAATAAACTAATACAGAATATTGGGTAGAGAATGTCCCAAATCCCTATGGATCCTAAAATGAAACAAATTATCATTTCCAACCAGGCTGCTAGTTTCATGAGCCTTTAGCATTCTAGTTGATGATACATAATAATTGACAAAATAGCAAGAAAATGTGTTCTCAGGTACCATAACGCTAAATACCAGTTCATCCTGGTCATTTCCTAAGTGTTAACACCGAGACTACACTGTATTATCATCCAACACGGCAACACCTAACTGGAACATCATAtgattcctttttttttaacttgTTCCGTAATGAATGTTTGAGCTATTCACAAGTATATTACTTTGACCttatttttttactaatatataaaAGCAAATGTTAGTGTGAATACTTGCACCAATTGGACTTATACACTATTTGGCACACTCTCCTATGACCATATTTCGTGATTTATATGCAAGGAAAACATAGTCACGTagaatcttgttaaattcgtctcaacaattacttataaaatatcaacattttatattttttaaagaTAATTAAAGATGTTAATGGTCAAAATCATCATTGGTAAGCGTGAAACTCCaaatggtgcaagtaaaaaGAAGGGGGAAGCATGTTATTGGtaatataaatttaaaaatcaactttttataacttttcCTAAAAGATAATcaaagatactccctccgtatttatttaagagatacacttggtcgggcacgcgtattaagaaaaagaattgaatgaaataaagtaataaaacaagtggggttgagtagatattttaataagtaaaacaagtggggaccatgtttAGGGGATGGGGGGTGGGGatggggtgtagatagattatttaattagatggtggggttgataagttactaaaaatggcaagtgtatctcttaaataaatacggccggaaaaggtaagtgtatctcttaaataagtACAGAAGGAGTATTAATGGTAAAAAATGTGCCGGTAAAAtttgaaaaactaaaaaaaaaccgAATTGTTTTATAAGAAGAAATAATTTCTTCtataaataataatactagTATGCTAGACGTCACACTAGTAAATAATTGGGAAGACTCATtaggctgcgttctattcacctgattttcacttatttatcCTGAAAtaatcttatctgaacttatctgaacttaactgaacttatctgaacttattggaacttatcaaaacttattttagttataaattgtacttggccaacccttatttttcctgaacttatcttatctgaacttatctaaacttaactgaacttatttgaacttatttttcctttaataagtggaaataaggtgaacagaacatgaCCTTAGTCATaccaaaagaaaaacaataTCGTTACTAGTGTTGCATCGACAATACTGTTTTGTTACCTAAGGGCTAAGGGCTAAGGGCTAAGGGCTAAGGTTCACATTTATATAGAAATTGATGTTTACAAGATTTTGGAGGACTTGGTAAAACGGCAATCACAATGACACAAAATTTGGAGGAGATAAATGGCCTTTAGAAGCATGTACAACTTGTCAGTTATAACTTCAGTTCAGGAGCTTACTAATCTTACAATACCCCTATAAAGAAATGGGTCACATGCTAGCTTGTTCAAGTCAAGGGTCACTCTAGCAATTTGGAAAGCAGGCTTTAATTCTTTTACACAAAAAGATTTGAGAAGATGGAGCAATACAGGAAGTCATAGCACAATTCATAGATAACACCAGTAAATGTATTAACAAAAGGGCCAAATAAATTTCACTCCTCATCAATTGAACCCAATACTAGACTCTCAAGCATTTTCTAACTACACATGGTACTATGAGCCTTGCCTAGCATTTCAAATTACAAATCCCATTTTCTGTACTTAAACCAAATCTTTCATGCATGCTAGGTTGGTCCACACTGCATGTAATATTCTAATCAAATCTACAATCAACATGCCTCGTGTAAAATAAGCCCTCTTCATCAACATGCAAACTCATCATCTGATATTGACACTGATGATCTAACCAAAACATAAGA encodes:
- the LOC110791173 gene encoding bifunctional TH2 protein, mitochondrial — protein: MRPLFTSPIKTSLSFSLPSYKSPSTSLRSPLFLLSSPVLPPFFSLRRLLPSFSGDSKSFSSSMATAPPPRSTTPSIGVGVVANDVGVSRRSWNKFKRDSTFSLFTPFVISLAAGDLRLESFRHYLSQDVHFLKAFAQAYELSEECADDDDDKIAISELRKNILEELKMHDSFAEEWGSDLGKESSRNSATQKYIDFLLATASGKVEGVKGLGKLATPFEKTKIAAYTLGAMTPCMRLYAYLGKQLQAVVDKDASSHPYKKWIDNYSSEDFQACTLQIEELLDKLSASLTGEELDIIEKLYKQAMKLETEFFAAQPLAQKTVAPLWKELNPEDWHLTLFSDFDLTCTVVDSSAILAEIAIVTAPKSDQSPTDSQITRMSSADLRNTWGVLSRQYTEEYEQCIENILSADKGVEFSYEALQKALELLADFEKKANARVIESGVLKGVNIEDIRKAGERIILQAGCTSFFQNAVHKENQDVNFHVLSYCWCGDLIRSAFSSGGLDALNIHANEFIYEDSITTGDIIMKVESPIDKLQAFDEILVNRGNDKKNFSVYIGDSIGDLLCLLKADIGVVVGSSSSLRRLGSHFGISFVPLFEGLVKKQRECVEGSSISWKTKPGVLYTASSWAEIHAFILGC